In one window of Desulforhabdus amnigena DNA:
- a CDS encoding M20 family metallopeptidase: MKTTDTPIQPQRVRQLLRDMIDIYSPSGKEEELLEFLLDYLKQRGIPVTLQTVDENRYNILAMPAEMEPRLAMIGHVDTVVAYDFDHYGFTEEGDRIIGLGAADMKGGCAAMIEAFLTFWEKGYSLAPVALALVVGEEEEGDGAMKLVKDFHFPRALIGEPTNLQPCLSHYGYMEVQVNTEGKRMHASLANPGQNPIENMLKLLLKLSHYMAAERPEIVYNIRELSNSQAGFAVPEACEAWIDLHLPPSAPLGEITLEIEEILMRERQENPDFNGTLRFTTIHAGYELPEKGPLVQSLKEIYARHSLPWKPEAFRSHSDANLLWAAGVKPILMGPGQLEKAHARDEDVSFEQVLTACEIYYDLLVSISS, translated from the coding sequence ATGAAGACAACGGACACCCCCATCCAGCCTCAACGGGTAAGGCAGCTCCTCCGGGACATGATCGATATTTACAGTCCTTCGGGCAAGGAAGAAGAGCTGCTCGAGTTCCTCCTCGATTACCTGAAACAGCGCGGCATTCCCGTGACCCTTCAGACCGTTGACGAGAACCGATACAATATCCTGGCAATGCCTGCGGAAATGGAGCCCCGCCTGGCGATGATCGGCCACGTGGATACGGTGGTGGCCTACGATTTCGACCACTATGGATTTACAGAAGAGGGCGACAGGATCATCGGATTGGGGGCGGCCGACATGAAGGGGGGGTGCGCCGCCATGATCGAAGCTTTCCTGACATTCTGGGAAAAAGGCTACTCACTGGCCCCTGTAGCCTTGGCCCTGGTAGTTGGGGAGGAGGAGGAAGGGGACGGCGCCATGAAGCTGGTCAAGGATTTTCATTTTCCGCGGGCCCTCATTGGGGAACCCACCAACCTGCAGCCCTGCCTCAGCCATTACGGCTACATGGAAGTCCAGGTCAACACCGAGGGAAAACGCATGCATGCCTCCCTGGCCAACCCGGGGCAAAACCCCATCGAGAACATGCTCAAGCTGCTCCTCAAGCTATCGCATTACATGGCGGCGGAACGCCCGGAAATCGTTTACAACATCAGGGAGCTCTCCAATTCCCAGGCGGGTTTCGCCGTGCCCGAAGCCTGTGAAGCCTGGATCGATCTTCATCTCCCCCCCTCCGCCCCCCTGGGGGAAATTACCCTCGAGATCGAAGAGATTCTCATGCGGGAGCGCCAGGAAAACCCGGACTTCAACGGCACCCTTCGTTTCACGACGATTCATGCGGGCTACGAGCTTCCTGAAAAAGGTCCCCTGGTGCAATCCCTGAAAGAAATCTACGCCAGGCATTCCCTCCCCTGGAAACCTGAGGCCTTCCGCAGCCATTCCGACGCCAACCTGCTCTGGGCGGCGGGAGTCAAACCGATCCTCATGGGGCCGGGACAACTCGAAAAGGCGCATGCCCGCGACGAGGATGTCTCCTTTGAACAGGTTCTCACGGCTTGTGAGATCTACTACGACCTGCTCGTTTCCATCTCGAGCTGA